Proteins encoded in a region of the Devosia sp. RR2S18 genome:
- a CDS encoding flagellar basal body-associated FliL family protein — MAAEADIEGAGSAKKGIPKLFIIIGAAAVVVLLAGAGLYFFLSSGTAEAEHGAVDAHGVPAVEAPQTFIFNLPPMIVNLNNEADGKAFMRLTVALEVENEAMMIEIQPRVAKVIDAFQVYLRELRRSDLEGSAGVYRLKEELLRRVNVAIYPSRVESILFKELLVQ, encoded by the coding sequence ATGGCCGCTGAAGCAGACATCGAAGGCGCCGGCTCGGCCAAGAAGGGCATTCCCAAGCTCTTCATCATCATTGGTGCGGCGGCCGTCGTCGTGTTGCTCGCTGGTGCGGGCCTCTACTTCTTTCTCTCCTCAGGCACAGCGGAAGCCGAGCACGGCGCGGTAGACGCGCACGGCGTGCCCGCCGTCGAAGCACCGCAGACGTTTATTTTCAATCTCCCGCCCATGATCGTGAACCTCAACAACGAGGCGGACGGCAAGGCTTTCATGCGCCTCACGGTGGCTCTGGAGGTCGAGAATGAAGCGATGATGATCGAAATTCAGCCGCGGGTCGCCAAGGTCATCGATGCCTTCCAGGTCTATCTGCGCGAACTGCGGCGCTCCGACCTCGAAGGCTCGGCGGGCGTCTATCGCCTCAAAGAAGAGCTGCTGCGCCGCGTCAACGTCGCCATTTACCCGAGCCGGGTGGAGTCCATCCTCTTCAAGGAATTGCTGGTGCAATAA
- a CDS encoding MotE family protein: protein MTNIRLLPVVVLAISALLVLKTLGLVTEGGYVLAGVGVAQAAGGGGHSPAAPAADAGGEQSIGEPTVEDTSPTIADPAPMLPTAKPAAEHGGTDEEHGASDTHDGAVVPEGAAQASGPAISSAYCIDGDATLIEDATGALVQAETEGDAEGSHGDAESSDHEEAPDADAQAFAEMMKVECLPNGDAVPLALNGGAVTQLIDTEGSSATEQQLLARLAARREELLQYEQDLAMRASLVDAAEQRIEERSLTLEALEAQIASLVDQRQEMEQGQFASIVAMYEAMKPKDAANIFNNLEMEVLLRVAKTMSPRKMAPILAEMSPARAQELTVKMAAIADLPPAQITPDDLAELPQIVGQ, encoded by the coding sequence GTGACCAATATCCGGCTGCTGCCCGTCGTCGTCCTGGCCATCTCGGCCCTCCTGGTGCTCAAGACCCTGGGTCTGGTGACCGAGGGAGGCTATGTCTTGGCCGGTGTGGGGGTGGCGCAGGCCGCTGGTGGTGGAGGCCATAGCCCTGCAGCCCCTGCCGCAGATGCAGGCGGGGAACAGAGCATCGGCGAGCCGACGGTCGAGGACACCAGCCCAACCATAGCCGATCCCGCTCCGATGCTGCCTACGGCCAAACCTGCTGCGGAACATGGTGGAACTGACGAGGAGCACGGCGCCAGTGACACCCATGATGGGGCTGTTGTCCCCGAGGGTGCCGCTCAAGCGAGCGGCCCGGCGATTTCCAGCGCCTACTGCATCGACGGTGACGCAACGCTGATCGAGGATGCGACGGGTGCTCTGGTGCAGGCCGAGACCGAGGGCGATGCCGAGGGTAGCCATGGCGACGCCGAATCCTCTGACCACGAAGAGGCCCCCGACGCCGACGCCCAGGCTTTCGCGGAGATGATGAAGGTCGAGTGCTTGCCCAATGGGGACGCGGTGCCGCTGGCACTCAATGGGGGAGCCGTCACCCAGTTGATCGATACCGAGGGTTCTTCGGCGACGGAACAGCAATTGCTGGCTCGCCTTGCCGCCCGGCGCGAAGAGCTGCTGCAGTATGAGCAGGATCTCGCCATGCGTGCATCGCTGGTCGACGCTGCCGAGCAGCGGATCGAGGAGCGCTCGCTAACCCTCGAAGCTCTTGAGGCGCAGATCGCCTCTTTGGTCGACCAGCGCCAGGAAATGGAGCAGGGGCAGTTCGCCAGCATTGTCGCCATGTATGAAGCGATGAAACCCAAGGACGCGGCCAACATCTTCAACAATCTCGAGATGGAAGTGCTGTTGCGGGTTGCCAAGACCATGAGCCCACGCAAAATGGCGCCGATCCTTGCCGAAATGAGCCCCGCCCGCGCGCAGGAGCTGACCGTCAAGATGGCTGCCATCGCCGATCTACCGCCCGCGCAGATCACACCGGACGACTTGGCGGAACTGCCCCAGATTGTTGGCCAATAG
- the flgG gene encoding flagellar basal-body rod protein FlgG, producing MKALYIASTGMSAQERNVEVISNNIANMRTTGYKRQRAEFEDLLYQQISRAGSTTSDQGTMLPAGLEIGSGVRTVSAPRVMSQGTVNMTERELDVAVRGEGFFMVQLPDGRTGYTRDGSFERSADGMLVTSSGYALEGGINIPADARSVSISADGTVEAFVGNAPEPMQQGQILLARFANKSGLESLGDNLFIETPASGAPQIGVPNADGTGNLLQNYLEMANVNSVTEIADLIAAQRAYEMNSRVISGADEMMQSTTQLR from the coding sequence ATGAAAGCACTCTATATCGCATCGACCGGCATGAGCGCCCAGGAACGCAACGTCGAAGTCATCTCCAACAACATCGCCAACATGCGGACCACTGGCTACAAGCGCCAGCGGGCCGAGTTCGAGGACCTGCTGTACCAACAGATCTCCCGCGCCGGTTCCACGACCTCGGACCAGGGCACCATGCTGCCCGCCGGGCTCGAGATCGGTTCGGGCGTTCGCACCGTCTCGGCACCCCGCGTCATGAGCCAGGGCACGGTCAACATGACCGAGCGTGAACTCGACGTTGCCGTGCGCGGCGAGGGCTTTTTCATGGTGCAACTGCCCGACGGCCGCACCGGATATACGCGGGACGGCTCCTTCGAACGCTCGGCGGATGGCATGCTAGTTACCTCGAGCGGGTACGCTTTAGAAGGTGGTATTAACATACCAGCTGACGCTCGCTCTGTATCAATATCAGCGGACGGCACTGTCGAGGCCTTCGTGGGAAATGCGCCAGAGCCGATGCAGCAGGGTCAAATACTATTGGCCCGATTCGCTAACAAGTCAGGTCTTGAGTCTCTGGGCGACAACTTGTTCATAGAGACGCCGGCGAGCGGGGCACCGCAGATCGGCGTGCCCAACGCGGACGGCACCGGCAATCTGCTGCAGAACTACCTGGAAATGGCCAACGTCAATTCGGTGACCGAGATTGCCGATCTGATCGCTGCGCAGCGCGCCTATGAAATGAATTCCCGTGTCATCTCCGGAGCCGACGAGATGATGCAGTCAACGACCCAGCTACGTTAG
- a CDS encoding DUF6468 domain-containing protein encodes MMMSLPLGLLVESAVAVLLALTIGYCIVLNQRLKRLHADKDMMRQMVADLVSATNLANQAIKELKQTAVEADLTLNTRLEEAERFGVELAHHVNAGTVLMERIAKITSAARPAQPAEPIEAPNKVQSALEQLTARVRTRGAAA; translated from the coding sequence ATGATGATGAGTCTGCCCCTGGGGCTCTTGGTCGAAAGCGCGGTGGCCGTTCTCCTGGCCCTGACCATCGGCTATTGCATCGTGCTCAACCAGCGCCTCAAGCGCCTGCATGCCGACAAGGACATGATGCGGCAGATGGTGGCGGATCTGGTCAGTGCCACCAACCTCGCCAACCAGGCGATCAAGGAGTTGAAGCAGACGGCGGTGGAGGCCGATCTGACGCTCAACACCCGGCTGGAGGAAGCCGAGCGCTTCGGCGTCGAACTGGCCCATCACGTCAATGCCGGTACAGTGCTGATGGAACGCATTGCCAAGATCACCAGTGCTGCGCGACCGGCACAGCCTGCCGAGCCCATCGAGGCGCCCAACAAGGTGCAGTCCGCGCTTGAACAATTGACCGCGCGCGTGCGCACCCGCGGAGCCGCCGCGTGA
- the fliM gene encoding flagellar motor switch protein FliM, whose translation MAGPSEQDKLSDDWGLDDLDMSATGAAEVAEEDMTEEEKAAAAAAEWAAMLEGTDADGEGADRVLNQDEIDSLLGFDAAVGSTVELTGVQALINSALVSYERLPMLEIVFDRLVRLATTSLRNFTSDNVEVTMDSISSVRFGDYLNSIPLPAILSVIRAEEWENYGLLTVDSSLIYSMIDVLLGGRRIGGNIRVEGRPYTTIEMALARRMIELILEDTHRAFEPVTQVNFKLERMETNPRFAAISRPGNAAILIELRIEMDDRGGKIEILLPYATIEPIREQLLQMFMGEKFGRDPIWEGHLATEIYSADVEIEAVLHEQDLPLARMLTIQPGDTIMFDREPSDPVRLRCGDVELTEAIMGHIGNNVSVRVTRPLNPPKVTMADFEAIDANMEGR comes from the coding sequence ATGGCGGGTCCTTCCGAGCAGGATAAACTCAGTGACGATTGGGGTCTTGATGATCTCGATATGTCCGCAACCGGTGCGGCCGAAGTGGCGGAAGAGGATATGACCGAGGAGGAGAAGGCTGCCGCCGCTGCTGCGGAATGGGCCGCCATGCTCGAAGGCACCGATGCGGACGGGGAGGGCGCCGATCGCGTCCTCAACCAGGACGAAATCGACAGTCTCCTCGGTTTCGATGCGGCCGTGGGCAGCACGGTGGAACTGACGGGCGTCCAGGCCCTGATCAATTCCGCTCTGGTCTCCTACGAGCGTCTGCCGATGCTCGAAATCGTCTTCGACCGGCTGGTCCGGCTGGCGACGACCTCGTTGCGCAACTTCACGTCCGACAACGTTGAAGTCACCATGGACTCGATCTCCTCGGTGCGGTTTGGCGACTACCTTAACTCCATACCACTGCCAGCCATCCTCTCGGTCATCCGGGCCGAGGAATGGGAGAACTATGGTCTGCTGACCGTCGACTCCTCCTTGATCTATTCGATGATAGACGTGCTGCTGGGCGGCCGGCGCATTGGCGGTAACATTCGCGTCGAGGGGCGTCCCTATACCACCATCGAAATGGCGCTGGCGCGCCGCATGATCGAATTGATCCTGGAGGATACGCACCGCGCCTTCGAGCCGGTGACCCAGGTCAACTTCAAGCTCGAGCGCATGGAAACCAATCCGCGCTTTGCGGCCATTTCGCGCCCCGGCAATGCAGCAATCCTGATTGAGTTGCGCATCGAAATGGACGATCGCGGCGGAAAGATCGAGATCCTGCTGCCCTATGCCACCATCGAGCCCATCCGCGAGCAATTGCTGCAGATGTTCATGGGCGAGAAGTTCGGCCGGGACCCTATCTGGGAAGGCCATCTTGCCACCGAAATCTACTCGGCCGACGTTGAGATCGAAGCCGTGCTGCATGAGCAGGACCTGCCACTCGCCCGCATGCTGACGATCCAGCCAGGCGATACCATCATGTTCGATCGTGAGCCGTCCGACCCCGTGCGCCTGCGGTGTGGCGATGTCGAACTTACCGAGGCCATCATGGGCCACATCGGCAACAATGTATCGGTGCGGGTAACGCGCCCCCTCAATCCGCCCAAGGTCACCATGGCCGATTTCGAGGCGATCGACGCGAATATGGAAGGACGATGA
- a CDS encoding carboxypeptidase M32, translating into MSFQKLDELGRTLEALEHAISILGADEATHMAVGGGDKRAEAMSHLAGLYHTQATAPEIGDWIADTREESLSEDQRLALGEFEQNYISATCLPTEFVQRRTAATMRSEQLWRELRAKGDWDSFLPALEGVVALVREEAQLRADALDLAPYDALMEQYDPGNRTAELDLVFDDLKTFLKDFVPEAVAAQERRLSVRPRKPLNAPYPIEKQRELGLAAMRGVGFDFTHGSLAVSHHPFCGGVPTDVRMTTRYRTDEFLSSLMGVLHETGHALYEQGLPKEWSHWPLGKARGMGIHESQSLFVEMQLARSSEFWEWALPLVHLHLGEDAIPGWDIPDILNEVNHVERGYIRVDADEVTYPLHVILRYELEQDLVSGKLEASQIPEAWDAKMTEYLGISTINDPKDGPMQDVHWPSGAFGYFPSYTLGAMIAAQQWRALEQSLPDIREDVRRGDFARVNQWRAEQIWSQGSRWSTPDLITRATGEPLNADFFKAHLRQRYLG; encoded by the coding sequence ATGTCCTTTCAGAAACTCGACGAACTCGGCCGCACGCTCGAAGCCCTTGAGCATGCCATCTCCATTCTCGGCGCCGACGAAGCGACGCATATGGCCGTGGGTGGGGGCGACAAGCGGGCCGAGGCCATGTCGCACTTGGCGGGCCTCTATCACACCCAGGCCACCGCGCCCGAAATTGGGGACTGGATTGCCGATACCAGGGAAGAATCTCTTTCTGAGGATCAGCGGCTAGCCCTTGGAGAATTCGAGCAAAATTACATCAGCGCCACCTGCCTGCCGACCGAGTTCGTGCAGCGTCGCACAGCGGCCACCATGCGGTCCGAACAGCTCTGGCGTGAGCTGCGCGCCAAAGGTGACTGGGACAGTTTCCTCCCTGCGCTTGAAGGCGTGGTCGCCCTGGTGCGCGAAGAAGCGCAATTGCGGGCCGACGCCCTGGACCTCGCGCCCTACGACGCGCTTATGGAGCAATATGATCCGGGCAACCGCACGGCCGAGCTCGATCTGGTGTTCGATGATCTCAAGACCTTCCTAAAGGACTTCGTGCCCGAGGCAGTGGCCGCCCAGGAGCGACGCCTGTCGGTGCGGCCGCGCAAGCCGCTCAACGCGCCATACCCGATTGAGAAGCAGCGCGAACTCGGGCTTGCGGCAATGCGAGGCGTGGGTTTTGATTTCACACACGGCTCTCTGGCGGTCTCCCATCATCCGTTCTGCGGCGGCGTACCCACCGATGTGCGCATGACCACCCGCTATCGGACCGATGAGTTCTTGTCTTCGCTCATGGGCGTGCTGCATGAGACTGGCCACGCCCTATACGAGCAGGGGCTCCCCAAGGAGTGGTCACATTGGCCGCTTGGCAAGGCACGCGGCATGGGTATTCACGAGTCCCAATCCCTGTTCGTGGAAATGCAACTGGCGCGCAGCTCCGAGTTCTGGGAATGGGCTCTGCCCCTGGTCCATCTCCACCTGGGTGAGGATGCGATACCCGGCTGGGATATCCCGGACATTCTCAACGAGGTGAACCATGTCGAGCGTGGCTATATCCGCGTCGATGCCGACGAGGTCACCTACCCGCTGCATGTGATCCTGCGCTACGAGCTGGAGCAGGATCTGGTGAGCGGCAAGCTCGAGGCCAGCCAAATTCCCGAGGCGTGGGACGCCAAGATGACCGAGTATCTCGGCATCTCGACTATCAACGACCCAAAGGACGGCCCGATGCAGGACGTTCACTGGCCCTCAGGCGCGTTTGGCTACTTCCCCAGCTACACGCTCGGCGCCATGATCGCCGCACAACAATGGCGCGCCCTCGAACAAAGCCTGCCCGACATTCGTGAGGACGTGCGGAGGGGTGACTTCGCCCGCGTCAACCAATGGCGTGCCGAGCAGATCTGGAGCCAAGGCTCGCGCTGGTCAACCCCCGACCTCATTACCCGCGCAACAGGCGAGCCGCTTAACGCCGATTTCTTTAAGGCTCACCTGCGTCAGCGCTACCTCGGCTAG
- the flgF gene encoding flagellar basal-body rod protein FlgF: protein MENAQLISLSRQMALQRQMDVVANNMANINTSGFKAENILFEEYVMPVARNRDFQRLDQPLSYVQDWTTVHDLSAGAMVQTGNELDVALSGNGFFAIETPAGERWSKSGSFQINANGTLVDLNGNAVLGEGGPIQFGPEETGILIAADGSISTSQGPKGRLRLVEFADPQELTREGSNLFAGGTPVAATGTRTMQGFVERSNVSGVSEMAEMIRVTRAYESAASMTQRQDEMRRTAIQRLGEPNA, encoded by the coding sequence ATCGAAAATGCGCAACTGATCAGCCTCTCGCGGCAGATGGCGCTGCAGCGGCAGATGGACGTGGTGGCCAACAACATGGCCAACATCAACACCTCTGGCTTCAAGGCAGAAAACATCCTCTTCGAGGAATATGTGATGCCGGTCGCCCGCAACCGCGACTTCCAGCGCCTCGACCAACCCCTCTCCTACGTTCAGGACTGGACCACGGTGCACGACCTCTCGGCCGGCGCAATGGTTCAGACCGGCAATGAGCTAGACGTCGCCCTCAGCGGCAATGGTTTCTTTGCCATCGAAACCCCGGCCGGCGAGCGCTGGAGCAAGTCCGGCTCCTTCCAGATCAACGCGAACGGCACGCTCGTGGACCTCAACGGCAACGCCGTTCTGGGCGAAGGCGGTCCGATCCAGTTCGGCCCCGAGGAAACCGGCATCCTGATCGCCGCCGACGGTTCGATCAGCACCAGCCAAGGACCGAAGGGGCGTCTCCGCCTCGTTGAGTTCGCCGACCCGCAGGAGCTTACCCGCGAAGGTAGCAACCTTTTCGCTGGCGGCACACCTGTGGCTGCGACCGGAACCCGCACCATGCAGGGCTTCGTCGAGCGGTCGAATGTGTCCGGCGTCAGCGAGATGGCAGAGATGATCCGCGTGACGCGTGCCTATGAATCGGCAGCCTCCATGACCCAACGCCAGGACGAGATGCGCCGCACAGCCATCCAGCGCCTGGGCGAACCCAACGCCTGA
- the flgA gene encoding flagellar basal body P-ring formation chaperone FlgA — MIRRLTALTLSTLLLAGTCLAEPMLQSDVVVAAPVVTVGDMFADAGALAEVGLFRAPQPGTTGIVPLADVRAAANRAGLTGFNPAGLEAVRVTRSATLVDEALLNELITADLTARGILRQGMSADTLFSQPIAAINAEAVAEPAKIVSLRYLPGTGAFTARFVVAGYEQPLDLTGTIEVMIEVPHLVSSLAAGTVLAPEHLEMRAVPLRFAEPTGIVGVEDIVGQSLSRQSREGMMLKASDVQTPMLISKSDLVTIYFRKGPMTLSVKGQALTSATPGKPVQVLNLMSKRVISATALAAGAVEVSHDPLAIAGL, encoded by the coding sequence ATGATCCGCCGCCTGACCGCCCTCACCCTCTCGACCCTGCTTCTCGCTGGCACCTGCCTGGCGGAACCGATGTTGCAGTCCGACGTAGTAGTCGCCGCTCCCGTCGTAACGGTCGGCGATATGTTCGCCGATGCCGGTGCCCTAGCCGAGGTGGGCCTGTTCCGCGCCCCTCAGCCCGGCACGACTGGCATCGTACCGCTGGCCGATGTACGGGCGGCAGCCAATCGCGCCGGACTGACTGGTTTCAACCCCGCAGGGCTCGAGGCCGTGCGGGTTACCCGCAGTGCAACCCTCGTTGATGAAGCATTGCTGAACGAACTTATCACTGCCGATCTCACTGCTCGCGGCATCCTGCGGCAAGGCATGTCCGCCGATACGCTCTTTTCCCAGCCGATCGCCGCTATCAATGCTGAGGCAGTTGCCGAACCCGCCAAGATCGTCAGCCTGCGGTATCTTCCCGGCACTGGCGCTTTCACCGCCCGCTTTGTGGTGGCGGGATACGAGCAGCCGCTTGATCTGACCGGCACCATCGAGGTGATGATCGAAGTCCCCCACCTGGTCTCGTCCCTAGCGGCCGGCACCGTGCTGGCGCCCGAGCACCTCGAGATGCGCGCCGTACCCCTGCGCTTCGCCGAGCCGACTGGCATTGTCGGCGTCGAGGACATCGTGGGTCAGTCGCTCAGCCGCCAGAGCCGCGAAGGCATGATGCTCAAAGCCTCGGACGTCCAAACCCCGATGCTGATCAGCAAGAGCGATCTGGTCACCATTTACTTCCGCAAAGGACCAATGACCCTCAGCGTCAAAGGCCAGGCACTGACCAGCGCCACCCCTGGCAAACCGGTCCAGGTCCTCAATCTCATGTCCAAGCGCGTCATCAGCGCCACCGCCCTCGCCGCAGGTGCAGTCGAGGTCAGCCATGACCCGCTCGCCATTGCCGGCCTCTGA
- the flgH gene encoding flagellar basal body L-ring protein FlgH: MNLFKLAALLTLTATLAGCNTTDRLANVGNAPVLTAIEDPTTVAGYQPVRMPMPAAIADTYQPNSLYRTSAKGFFKDERAHRIGDILTVIVTVDDSAQIDNSTQTGRSSTNSAGLGGIFGVAVNNVSAGTIDPSGIIDINSGMENSGNGSVNRRESLETSVAAVVTQVLPNGNLVIEGRQEVRVNFEVRDLIVAGIVRPSDIQANNTIPSTKIAEARIAYGGRGQITDVQQPRYGQQVMDAILPF; encoded by the coding sequence ATGAACCTCTTCAAACTCGCCGCTCTCCTGACGCTGACGGCCACCCTTGCCGGCTGCAACACCACCGATCGCCTCGCCAATGTCGGCAATGCACCAGTGCTTACCGCCATCGAGGATCCAACCACTGTAGCTGGCTATCAGCCGGTGCGCATGCCAATGCCCGCCGCCATCGCCGATACCTACCAGCCCAATTCGCTCTACCGCACTTCGGCCAAGGGCTTCTTCAAGGACGAGCGGGCGCACCGTATCGGCGATATCCTGACCGTGATCGTCACGGTCGACGATAGCGCCCAGATCGACAACTCGACCCAGACCGGCCGGTCCTCGACCAACTCGGCGGGCCTAGGTGGCATCTTCGGCGTTGCCGTGAACAATGTCAGTGCGGGCACTATCGATCCTAGCGGCATTATCGACATCAATTCGGGCATGGAGAATTCGGGCAATGGCTCGGTTAACCGCCGAGAGAGCCTTGAGACTTCCGTCGCCGCAGTGGTGACGCAGGTGCTGCCCAACGGCAACCTGGTGATCGAAGGGCGCCAGGAAGTGCGCGTCAACTTCGAAGTCCGCGACCTCATCGTCGCTGGCATTGTGCGTCCGTCGGACATTCAGGCCAACAACACCATCCCCTCCACCAAGATTGCCGAGGCACGCATCGCCTATGGCGGCCGCGGCCAGATCACCGACGTCCAGCAGCCCCGCTATGGCCAGCAGGTCATGGACGCGATCCTGCCCTTCTAA
- a CDS encoding ATP-binding protein: protein MQTSSGGADFLSGGREMAERIRAFDWTTTGMGPIADWPVSIKTTIGVLLRSPVPIVTLWGERGTMIYNDAYSEFAGGRHPELLGSAVREGWAEIADFNDNVMRVGLAGGTLSYEDQELTLHRSGRPEQVFMNLYYSPVIGEAGSPIGVIAVVVETTRSVQASKQLQENEERLRFLDELGRATASAVDPDEVMRITTKAVGEHLGVSNCAYADMEADQDHFTIRGDWSAPGSPSIVGHYSLADFGELAVANLSQGKPLVINDNLREIAPSEAATFQSIGIAATICMPLVKQDRLTALMAIHDKVPRQWGDRELALLGEVTERSWAHIERVRSQAAQRRSERQFREQLEAMVQERTAALAQSEKNIRTIFDTSHLYQGLLALDGTVLYFNDTALNGMGAARQDVLGRPLWDTPWFSDTPGMSDTIRLAVEEASRGQTASLPLTLKLAAGTRNFDFTLRPAFNEKGEVISLVPEAVDTTARVKTEQALQQAQKMEAIGNLTGGVAHDFNNLLMAVSGSLELLRKRVPEDENLYRLIDNAIQGARRGSSLTTRMLAFARQQELQTQQVDLSELISGLTELMERSLGPTVEIKTELPSGLPSVDTDANQLESAVLNLAVNARDAMNGTGEILIAAREEQIGPSDGELAPGTYVCLSVTDTGEGMDAATLKRATDPFFTTKGVGRGTGLGLSMVHGFVEQSGGKLQLKSYPGQGTTAEIWLPALHGAKAAPLLTVSAPDEPVPASPSNAKLNILVVDDDALVLMNTVAMLEDLGHRVSEAYSGAEALKLYEQENFDLVVTDHAMPRMTGAQMAATIRAIRPAQPILLATGYADIPPGADATLPRLSKPFTQANLEDAVSRAMSADQTQRRAASR from the coding sequence ATGCAGACCAGCAGTGGCGGCGCCGACTTCTTGAGCGGTGGCCGCGAAATGGCCGAGCGCATTCGCGCCTTTGATTGGACGACCACAGGCATGGGCCCCATCGCGGACTGGCCCGTGTCGATCAAGACAACCATCGGCGTCCTGCTCCGGTCCCCCGTGCCCATCGTCACCCTCTGGGGCGAGCGCGGCACGATGATCTACAACGATGCCTATTCCGAATTTGCTGGCGGCCGGCATCCCGAGCTCTTGGGATCGGCCGTACGCGAGGGCTGGGCTGAGATTGCCGACTTCAATGACAACGTCATGCGGGTGGGGCTTGCCGGCGGCACGCTTTCCTACGAAGACCAGGAGCTGACGCTTCACCGCTCGGGCCGTCCCGAACAGGTGTTCATGAACCTCTATTATTCGCCCGTGATCGGCGAGGCCGGAAGCCCCATCGGCGTCATCGCCGTAGTCGTGGAGACCACCAGGAGCGTTCAAGCCAGCAAGCAATTGCAGGAAAACGAAGAGCGGCTGCGCTTCCTCGATGAACTCGGCCGTGCGACAGCCAGCGCCGTCGACCCAGACGAAGTGATGCGCATCACAACCAAAGCAGTGGGCGAGCATCTGGGCGTCAGCAATTGCGCCTATGCCGATATGGAAGCCGACCAGGATCACTTCACCATCCGTGGGGATTGGAGCGCCCCCGGCTCCCCCTCCATAGTCGGCCACTACAGCCTGGCCGATTTCGGCGAACTGGCCGTTGCCAATCTCAGCCAAGGCAAGCCCCTCGTCATCAACGACAATCTGCGGGAGATTGCCCCCAGCGAAGCTGCGACCTTCCAGAGCATCGGTATTGCTGCCACCATCTGCATGCCGCTCGTCAAGCAAGACCGGCTCACCGCCCTCATGGCCATCCACGACAAGGTGCCGCGTCAATGGGGTGACCGTGAACTGGCTCTGTTGGGCGAAGTTACGGAGCGGAGTTGGGCGCATATCGAGCGCGTGCGTTCGCAGGCGGCGCAACGGCGCAGCGAGCGGCAGTTCCGCGAACAACTTGAAGCCATGGTTCAGGAGCGGACTGCCGCGCTGGCCCAGAGCGAAAAGAATATCCGCACCATCTTCGACACCTCCCACCTCTACCAGGGGCTGTTGGCACTCGACGGCACCGTCCTCTATTTCAACGATACGGCACTTAACGGCATGGGCGCGGCCCGGCAGGACGTGCTTGGCCGTCCCCTTTGGGACACGCCATGGTTCAGCGACACCCCCGGCATGTCCGATACCATTCGGCTCGCGGTGGAAGAGGCGTCCCGCGGCCAGACTGCCTCGCTGCCCCTTACGCTCAAATTGGCTGCGGGCACCCGCAATTTCGATTTCACGCTGCGCCCCGCCTTCAACGAAAAGGGCGAGGTGATTTCCCTTGTGCCCGAAGCGGTGGATACGACGGCCCGGGTCAAGACCGAACAGGCCTTGCAGCAAGCCCAGAAGATGGAAGCCATCGGCAATCTGACCGGCGGCGTCGCGCACGATTTCAACAATCTCCTGATGGCGGTTTCAGGCAGCCTCGAGCTCCTGCGCAAGCGCGTGCCCGAGGACGAAAACCTTTATCGGCTGATCGACAACGCCATCCAGGGTGCGCGGCGCGGCAGTTCGCTGACCACGCGCATGCTGGCCTTTGCGCGCCAGCAGGAGCTGCAGACCCAGCAGGTGGACCTCTCGGAGCTGATCTCGGGCCTAACCGAACTGATGGAACGTTCGCTCGGACCCACGGTCGAGATCAAGACCGAGCTCCCATCAGGCCTGCCCAGCGTTGATACCGATGCCAACCAGCTGGAGTCGGCAGTGCTTAACCTGGCGGTAAACGCTCGCGATGCCATGAACGGCACGGGCGAGATCCTCATTGCTGCGCGCGAGGAACAGATCGGCCCAAGCGATGGAGAACTGGCGCCTGGGACCTATGTCTGCCTCTCGGTCACCGACACCGGCGAAGGCATGGACGCCGCGACGCTCAAGCGAGCCACCGACCCGTTCTTCACCACCAAGGGCGTGGGCCGCGGAACTGGTCTGGGGCTCTCCATGGTCCATGGCTTTGTCGAGCAATCGGGCGGCAAGCTGCAGCTCAAAAGTTATCCCGGGCAAGGCACCACAGCGGAAATCTGGCTGCCGGCCCTCCACGGCGCCAAGGCTGCTCCCCTGCTGACCGTCTCAGCCCCCGACGAACCGGTGCCCGCCAGTCCGAGCAACGCTAAGCTCAACATTCTCGTGGTTGACGACGATGCCTTGGTGCTGATGAACACTGTCGCCATGCTCGAAGATCTGGGCCACCGCGTCAGCGAAGCCTATTCGGGAGCCGAAGCGCTGAAACTCTACGAGCAGGAAAATTTCGATCTGGTTGTCACCGACCACGCCATGCCACGCATGACGGGCGCGCAAATGGCTGCGACAATCCGGGCCATTCGCCCAGCCCAGCCTATTCTCCTGGCAACCGGCTATGCCGATATTCCACCCGGTGCCGACGCCACCCTGCCCCGGCTCTCCAAGCCCTTCACGCAAGCCAACCTGGAAGATGCGGTCAGCCGCGCCATGTCGGCAGACCAGACGCAACGCCGGGCCGCCAGCCGGTAA